AGCATAAATAATTGATTGCGATGCACCCGGCTTATCTATCATGTACACAACGGGCTTGCTTATTGGCGCCACCTCGCCAATGTTTTTTGTTGGTACAGGGTGCGCCTTCCATCCTGCAAAGGCTGTTTCTAACTGTGTTTTCAGCTCGGCTTCGGTAACATCACCTACTACCACTACATTGGCATTGTTGGGTGCAAACCAGGTATCATGGAAAGCCGAAAGGCTTGCCCGTGTCAACTTCTGTACGCTGGCCTCGGTACCCGTACCTGTTAAGGGATTGCTATAGGCATGCCCCGCGCCGTATATAAGCGCCGGTAAAATACGCAAGCCTAATGCGTTAGGGTTAGCTTTTTCCTGCTGTATACCCAATACGGTTTGTTTTTGCACACGCTCAAAATCTTTTTGCGGGAACGATGGGTGCAGCAACAGGTCGGCATATAAAGCCAGCGAAGCGTTCAGGTTTGATTTTAAGGCACGCATACTGGCGTAGGTAAAATCAATTGAATTGCTTACCCTAAAGCTGCTGCCCAGGTCGCTCAACAGGTCACTTATCTGGGTTGATGTTTTAGTGGTAGTACCCTCGGCCATTACCTTGCCGGTAAGCGATGCCAGGCCCGGTGCGTCCTTATCTGCCGAGTAACCCGCGTTAAAGCTGGTTATAATGTTTACTACGGGTACGCTATGCTGCTCGGCCAGGTAAACCTTTAAACCGTTTGCCAAAGTAAATTGCTTAATAGCCGGGAATTTGGCAGCCGGTGGTGTTGGCGCGGCGGGCATCACGCTGCGATCAAGCTTACTATCGGTATTGGTGTAGTTACCATAAGGCAGTACCTTAAGTACATATTCGCCATCGCTTAACCAATCCTGCGCCGATTTTTTAATATCTGCCGGGGTGGCTGCTTTTATCCAGCCCTGTATAGTTTTATAAAAATCGGGACTGCCACCAAACGTTTGCGACTGCGAAAGTATATCGTTTGTGCCGCCAAAGCCGCCGCTATGTTCTATGCCATTTAAAAAACTTACAAAATAACTGGTTTTGGCACGTTCCAATTCGGTTTCGGTAACGCCGGTGGTTAATACCTTCTGCAGTTCTTCGTTTATGATCTTGTTTATCTTATCTACGCTAACACCGGGTTTGGCATCGGCACCAATATAAAACTGGCTGCCTATTTCGCGGTCATCCACCCCACTAAAAACGCTGCTGGCCAACTGCTCATCATAAACCAGGCGCTTATACAAACGCGATGATTTACCTGTGGTTAAAACGCTGCTTAACAGGTCAAGGTAGTTCACATCCTTTGTGCCCCATTGCGGTACGTTCCACAATTTTTGCAGGCGGGCCTGCGGTACCCTGTCCTGTACAACCTGGGTATGGGTGCCGGTCATTTTCGCTACCCATGCGGTGTGCTTGGCTATTGGCGGGCTTGCCGGTATATCGCTGAAATATTTTTTTACCTTTTCGTAAACCTCGTCGGCATTTACATCGCCGGCAATGCTTACAATGGCATTGTTGGGGCCATAGTATTCTTTAAACCAATCCTTCACATCGGTTAACGATGCCGCGCTCAAATCATCCAAACTACCAATTACCGACCAGGAGTAAGGGTGCCCTGCCGGGTAAGTACTTTTAACGGTCAGCTCCTCCATAATGGCGTAAGGTTGATTATCGCCCTGGCGTTTCTCGTTTTGTACCACGCCGCGCTGTACGTTTACTTTTGCACTATCCAGCCCGTTTAGTAAATAACCCATGCGGTCGGCTTCCAGCCAAAGCACACGGTCGAGCCCGGTTTTAGAGAAAGTTTCAAAGTAGTTAGTGCGGTCGTTATTAGTGGTACCGTTATTATTGCCGCCGCCTACGGTTTGCATTACCTCGTCAAAGTTTTTCCAATGCTCGGTACTTGTAAACATAATATGCTCAAACAAATGCGCGAAACCCGTTTTACCCGGCTTTTCGTTTTTGCTGCCCACATGGTACCATATATCAAATGCCGCCAACGGCACTTTATGGTCTTCGTGAACAATAAGGGTAAGGCCGTTATCCAGTACGTACTTTTTAAACGGGATATCGATGTTGGGGTACTGCTTTTTTTGAGCTGATAATACCGCCGGTACGCATACCAGCAGCAGCAATAGTAGTTTTTTCATGATGATAAGGTCAGTTTGGATAAAGATAATAATTGGGGATTGTTTATCAAGCGGTTAGGGCGGAAATATTAAATCGGTGTTTAACTCACCCCGACCTCGTTAAGTCGCTCGTCGATCCTCTCTGCTACACAAAGAGGGTGATAGCCATACCACCCACACCCTTAATTTTGCAGCGACGGCGAATTTTGAATGTTTAAATTGGTCACCTTATCAAATACGGTAAGGGTGTTGCCCTTTATCACGGGCACCTTAAAATGATCCAGATCAAGCCCGTTCACATCAGTAGCGATGATAGCCGGGCGCTCATCGGGTTTTAGGGTAGTAAACGAGACATGATCCAGCTCTACATTCTCGGCATGACGAATAAATAAGCCGTAGGCCGGGTTCATCCCCAATAAAAAAGGTTCGGGATAGCCGCGTTCCAGCTCGGGGAAGGGTTTAAGGCCCTGCGCTTTAGTGCCGCCGCCTTTATATTGTACGCTGATGTTTTGCAGTTTTACGTTTTTAACCGGGTAGCCCGGCGCGCCGGTTATTTGTATACCGCTTAGTGAGTCGGCACCGGTTACCATAATATTACTAATGAATATGTTTTTAACCACACCCATTATTGTAGTGGCCCGCGGGCCGCGGTTGCGTTTGCCCAGGGTTACATAAATAGGGTAATGCGCAATATCCATCATGGTGATGTTTGATACGATAATGTTATCCATTATACCGCCGTCTACCTCCTCTAAAGCCAGGCCATTGCAGCTGCGGAAGGTGCAGTTGGCCACCACACAATTCCTAAAGCCACCGTTAGATTCGGTTCCAAACTTAATACGACCGTTGCTCCAGCCGGCCTTTTGGGGCACCATGGTGCCATCAAGCAGGGAGCCCTCTTTAAAGCCCGACACCTGGCAATTGCTTATTACCAGGTTCTCGGTAGTCATGGGGCGGTTTAAGGCGTATGAGCTTTTTGGGCAAATGGCATCATCGTTAGGCGAGTTTACCCTGCAGTTGCTTACCAGGGTATTGGTACAGCAATCAATATCAATACCGTCGCGGTTGGTATCAATAGTTAAATTATCCAGCGTAACCATGTTGCAGCCTGTAAGCAATATGGCAAAGTGCCCGCCATGAAATATAGTGACATCCCTTATCAGTATATTGCTGCTTAGCTTTATGGCAATGGCCTTATCGCCCGTCCCTATGGATCCGCCGGTGGGGTCGCCTTTGTTCTCGTGGTCTTTGCTGGTCAATCCTCCGCCATCAATTTTGCCCCGCCCGGTGATAGATACATTGGTAAGGTGCTCGCCCCATATCAGGCTGTTATGGAAATAGGTATGCCCGCCATCCTGGTAAGCCGTGTCGGGGAAAGCCTCAGCTTCATCGTAAGCCTTTAATTCGGGTGCGGCGCCTAAAATAGTGGCACCGGCATCAATAAACAGGTTGATGTTGCTTTTTAAGTGTATGCTGCCGCTTAGATATGTACCGGCAGGCAGGTAAACCGTGCCCCCGCCTGCCCGGGCAGCGGCGTTAATGGCCCTGTCTATAGCCTTATTGTCTAACTGTTTGCCATTCCCCTTAGCGCCATACGCCATTACATTATAAAAGGCGTTAGCTGCTGGCATAGCCACTTTTTGGGCCGATGCCGTTACATTAACTAATAAAAAACTATAAAGCAGGTATTTGTAAAAAGCTTTCATAAGGTGGTGTTCGTAATGTCTCTTAGGTTTTAGTTCTATCTTCAAAGCCCGGCCGGTTGTTCTTGTTTATGCGGGCTGGTATAGGTTTAGGTTGTGGCGATACGAGCCTGCACTAATGTAGAGATAAATCGGGAAAAGTTGGCAGTCGTTTCCCTCTTCTTGCCGCTAAAATTCAAGGCAATTGAAATTAAAAAATGGATCAATAGTTTTAGACGTAAAAGCCGGCATGCATACTTATTGCTTGTTTATATCATAAATATTTTTATATTAGTAAACCCGACACCTGCAAAAAAATGGAAAAATTCATACAGGGACCTGCAATTTCCTGCAAAATTCTACACAGGGAAGTGCAAAGCTTAAGTATAAAAGCGCCAACAAAGGCATTTATTGGCTAAATCAATTCTGGTTTGGTATTGTAGCGGCAATAATTTAGCTTTAAACTCAGGAAAAACTAAATTACTAAACATAAAAAATCACATGAAACACCTTGCCCTAAAATCAATTTTGGCCCTGGCTATGCTGTCTGCCGGCAACCTGTATGCACAGGAAACGGTTGATACAGCCGTATTCCGTAAGATAAGGGAGGCGGAGCTAAACAGCTCGCAAATACCTCAAATAGCACATTACATCACCGATGTATCCGGGCCAAGGCTCTCCGGATCAGAAGCTTACAAACGCGCTGGCAACTGGGCCGTAGCAACCATGAAAAAATGGGGCATGGCCAATGCGGCTATGGAGCCCTGGGGCGAGTTTGGCAAACAGTGGGATATACAAGACTTCCATATCTATATGAAAGCCCCCTATTCAGCATCGTTAATGGCATATCCGGAGCCTTGGAGCGCAAGCACCAATGGTATGAAGCATGCCGAGGTTAAGCTACTTAGCCCTGCTAATATACAGGATACCAGCTTTTTAAAACAACACATCGCCG
This portion of the Inquilinus sp. KBS0705 genome encodes:
- a CDS encoding insulinase family protein; its protein translation is MKKLLLLLLVCVPAVLSAQKKQYPNIDIPFKKYVLDNGLTLIVHEDHKVPLAAFDIWYHVGSKNEKPGKTGFAHLFEHIMFTSTEHWKNFDEVMQTVGGGNNNGTTNNDRTNYFETFSKTGLDRVLWLEADRMGYLLNGLDSAKVNVQRGVVQNEKRQGDNQPYAIMEELTVKSTYPAGHPYSWSVIGSLDDLSAASLTDVKDWFKEYYGPNNAIVSIAGDVNADEVYEKVKKYFSDIPASPPIAKHTAWVAKMTGTHTQVVQDRVPQARLQKLWNVPQWGTKDVNYLDLLSSVLTTGKSSRLYKRLVYDEQLASSVFSGVDDREIGSQFYIGADAKPGVSVDKINKIINEELQKVLTTGVTETELERAKTSYFVSFLNGIEHSGGFGGTNDILSQSQTFGGSPDFYKTIQGWIKAATPADIKKSAQDWLSDGEYVLKVLPYGNYTNTDSKLDRSVMPAAPTPPAAKFPAIKQFTLANGLKVYLAEQHSVPVVNIITSFNAGYSADKDAPGLASLTGKVMAEGTTTKTSTQISDLLSDLGSSFRVSNSIDFTYASMRALKSNLNASLALYADLLLHPSFPQKDFERVQKQTVLGIQQEKANPNALGLRILPALIYGAGHAYSNPLTGTGTEASVQKLTRASLSAFHDTWFAPNNANVVVVGDVTEAELKTQLETAFAGWKAHPVPTKNIGEVAPISKPVVYMIDKPGASQSIIYAAELAPSGSAPNQEAMRMMNNVLGGTFLSRLNMNLREDKHWSYGAGSRIYKTQGPGLFYAYGPVQTDKTKESTVEIQKELNQILKKKPVGDDEFKNELNSVILSLPGDWETNSGVLGFLLDIVQYGKGTAYAENYAGILQKLTVNDIRDAANTVVKPNQLTWLIVGDREKIEKGIRDLDIGTIKFLDTDGKEIK
- a CDS encoding glycoside hydrolase family 28 protein gives rise to the protein MKAFYKYLLYSFLLVNVTASAQKVAMPAANAFYNVMAYGAKGNGKQLDNKAIDRAINAAARAGGGTVYLPAGTYLSGSIHLKSNINLFIDAGATILGAAPELKAYDEAEAFPDTAYQDGGHTYFHNSLIWGEHLTNVSITGRGKIDGGGLTSKDHENKGDPTGGSIGTGDKAIAIKLSSNILIRDVTIFHGGHFAILLTGCNMVTLDNLTIDTNRDGIDIDCCTNTLVSNCRVNSPNDDAICPKSSYALNRPMTTENLVISNCQVSGFKEGSLLDGTMVPQKAGWSNGRIKFGTESNGGFRNCVVANCTFRSCNGLALEEVDGGIMDNIIVSNITMMDIAHYPIYVTLGKRNRGPRATTIMGVVKNIFISNIMVTGADSLSGIQITGAPGYPVKNVKLQNISVQYKGGGTKAQGLKPFPELERGYPEPFLLGMNPAYGLFIRHAENVELDHVSFTTLKPDERPAIIATDVNGLDLDHFKVPVIKGNTLTVFDKVTNLNIQNSPSLQN